In Trichoderma asperellum chromosome 1, complete sequence, a single window of DNA contains:
- a CDS encoding uncharacterized protein (EggNog:ENOG41) — MSVEVINTISPNTNEVVITRNGPNPADLELLSQVATDSFLSFRKTTLKERQDIVRKFLDGLEKNQDELALELTTQMGRPIAYTAKEITTAIKRAVYLLKISDEVLRDVEGEPEKGFKRFIRRAPVGPVLIIFPWNYPYLILVNVLIPAILAGNSVILKPSPQTPTVVEQVAKLFAAAGLPDGVLQYFHCGSPSIMESIIRDPKIALICFTGSVAGGLAVQKAAADRIVNVGLELGGKDPAYIRDDVDIDWVAEEIVDGAIFNSGQSCCSVERIYVDEKIHDAFVAAVQKVLKGYKLGDPFDKSTHVGPVISKRSKETIESHIQDALKKGAKDVTPENESFQNPPSKGNFVKPTLLTDVDHTMTVMTEETFGPVIPVMKVKGDSEAVKLMNDSEFGLSASIWTKDVDRGYALLEEVDAGTVFVNRCDYPSPDLAWVGWKNSGKGQTLGKFGFEAFVKSKSFHIKDYPK; from the exons TCACCCGCAATGGCCCGAATCCCGCCGATCTGGAGCTGCTCTCTCAGGTCGCCACAGACTCTTTTCTGAGCTTTCGCAAGACGACTCTCAAGGAAAGGCAAGACATTGTCAGGAAATTCCTCGACGGCCTGGAGAAAAACCAGGATGAACTCGCCCTGGAACTGACCACCCAGATGGGTCGGCCCATCGCTTATACGGCGAAAGAAATCACCACGGCTATCAAGAGGGCCGTGTATCTCCTCAAAATTAGCGACGAAGTTTTACGGGATGTCGAGGGTGAGCCTGAGAAAGGGTTCAAGCGTTTTATTCGGAGAGCACCCGTTGGGCCtgttctcatcatcttccctTGGAAT TACCCATATTTGATTCTAGTCAATGTGCTGATTCCAGCAATCCTAGCTGGAAACAGCGTGATTCTAAAGCCATCCCCACAAACACCTACTGTTGTAGAACAGGTGGCCAAGCTTTTCGCGGCAGCTGGTCTGCCCGACGGCGTTCTGCAGTATTTCCACTGCGGGTCGCCTAGTATCATGGAAAGCATCATTCGAGATCCCAAGATCGCGCTCATCTGTTTCACGGGATCCGTTGCCGGCGGTCTTGCCGTGCAAAAGGCTGCCGCCGATCGGATTGTCAACGTGGGCCTCGAACTGGGCGGCAAAGATCCCGCATACATCAGAGATGATGTGGACATTGATTGGGTTGCTGAAGAGATTGTAGATGGCGCCATCTTCAATTCTGgtcaaagctgctgctccgtTGAGCGAATCTACGTGGACGAAAAGATTCACGATGCTTTCGTCGCAGCCGTTCAGAAGGTGCTCAAGGGATACAAGCTTGGAGATCCATTCGATAAGTCCACTCATGTAGGACCCGTCATCTCCAAACGTTCCAAGGAAACAATAGAGTCACACATTCAAGATGCCTTGAAAAAGGGAGCCAAGGATGTGACGCCGGAAAACGAAAGTTTCCAAAACCCCCCGTCCAAGGGCAACTTTGTGAAACCAACCCTATTAACGGACGTGGATCACACTATGACAGTCATGACGGAAGAGACATTTGGGCCTGTGATTCCCGTGATGAAGGTAAAGGGTGACTCAGAGGCCGTCAAGCTGATGAACGACAGCGAGTTTGGCCTCTCGGCTAGTATCTGGACCAAGGATGTTGACCGGGGCTACGCCCTCTTGGAGGAAGTCGACGCTGGCACAGTTTTTGTCAACCGCTGTGACTATCCTAGCCCG GATCTCGCATGGGTTGGATGGAAGAACTCAGGTAAGGGCCAGACGCTCGGAAAGTTTGGCTTTGAAGCATTTGTCAAGTCCAAGAGCTTCCACATCAAGGACTATCCCAAATAA
- a CDS encoding uncharacterized protein (BUSCO:EOG092D357K), which yields MPTANATVAVSAPGKVLLAGGFLVLERAYTGLVLGLSARINVIAGDITSEPGVELYEIVVTSPQFQDAQWRYGYHHVEEGGGVKVTQLQVGSTITSNRFVETTLSYALTYIDAVVSSTSSSKQHNNITSSRLVILADNDYYSHSHEASSGRFAKFPVPIKGANKTGLGSSAALVTSLTASLLTHYLPSSVFDLSTKKGKQTLHNLAQAAHCAAQGKIGSGFDVAAAVYGSCTYRRFSPEILNVLPEPGAPGFSEKLLAVVDGQQWDVDVQEDSVSVPPGLVLRMCDVDCGSETVGLVRRILAWRSEKADESSTLWNDLQSKNEGLAAILKAGDVDRLPEQLIQVRDRFRKMGHLADVPLEPDTQTVLLDALTAVDGVYGGVVPGAGGFDALALLMRDDAETQSRVQDFLAEWSREKGVKVKLLGVKGEMEGVRQESLDVYDRWL from the exons ATGCCCACAGCAAACGCCACCGTGGCCGTCTCCGCCCCCGGCAAGGTCCTGCTCGCCGGCGGCTTCCTGGTTCTGGAGCGCGCCTACACGGGCCTCGTCCTAGGCCTCAGCGCGCGCATCAACGTCATCGCCGGCGACATCACCAGCGAGCCCGGCGTCGAGCTGTATGAGATTGTCGTTACTAGCCCGCAGTTTCAGGACGCGCAGTGGCGTTACGGCTATCACCATGTGGAAGAGGGCGGAGGCGTCAAAGTTACGCAGCTGCAGGT CGGCTCCACCATCACGTCCAATCGCTTCGTCGAAACAACGCTCAGCTACGCCCTCACGTACATCGACGCCGTTGTCTCATCCACATCCTCATCAAAGCAACATAACAACATCACGTCCTCGCGCCTCGTCATCCTTGCTGACAACGACTACTATTCCCACTCCCACGAGGCCTCGTCGGGACGCTTCGCCAAATTCCCCGTCCCCATCAAGGGCGCTAACAAGACCGGCCTCGGGTCCTCCGCCGCGCTCGTCACCTCCCTGACGGCCTCCCTACTCACTCACTACTTGCCCAGCAGCGTCTTTGATCTGTCAACTAAGAAGGGCAAGCAGACGCTGCACAATCTCGCTCAGGCTGCGCACTGCGCCGCCCAGGGCAAGATTGGCTCTGGCTTTGATGTTGCCGCCGCCGTGTACGGATCCTGCACTTACAGGAGATTCTCCCCTGAGATTTTGAACGTGCTTCCTGAACCTGGCGCCCCTGGCTTCAGCGAGAAGCTCCTAGCCGTCGTCGATGGCCAGCAATGGGATGTTGACGTCCAGGAGGACAGCGTAAGCGTCCCCCCAGGTCTCGTCCTGCGCATGTGCGACGTCGACTGCGGCAGTGAGACCGTCGGACTAGTTCGAAGGATCCTCGCCTGGCGCAGCGAAAAGGCAGACGAGTCATCCACTCTCTGGAACGACCTCCAGTCCAAGAACGAAGGGCTCGCTGCCATCCTCAAGGCCGGCGATGTCGATCGGCTCCCCGAACAGCTCATCCAGGTGCGCGACCGCTTCCGCAAGATGGGCCACCTGGCCGACGTGCCCCTCGAGCCCGACACTCAGACCGTCCTGCTCGACGCCCTCACCGCCGTCGACGGCGTCTATGGCGGTGTCGTGCCCGGCGCCGGCGGCTTCGACGCCCTGGCCCTGCTGATGCGAGATGACGCTGAGACGCAGAGTCGCGTGCAAGATTTCCTAGCTGAATGGAGTCGCGAAAAAGGTGTAAAGGTAAAGCTCTTGGGGGTCAAGGGGGAAATGGAGGGCGTGCGCCAGGAAAGCTTGGACGTGTACGACAGGTGGCTATAG
- a CDS encoding uncharacterized protein (EggNog:ENOG41) → MDKDEKGNTGNVTDQVTGTAQFATSLLGNTVGGLGRTVGGVAGAATRGLGGTVTSVTGEAGRPVGDAVGNIGTGLEGGLNSVSKGVEDAGQWKKQ, encoded by the coding sequence ATGGACAAAGACGAAAAGGGCAACACTGGCAACGTGACCGACCAGGTCACCGGCACCGCGCAATTCGCCACCAGTCTCCTTGGCAACACGGTCGGCGGTCTGGGCCGCACTGTCGGCGGAGTCGCCGGTGCAGCAACTCGCGGTTTGGGTGGCACCGTCACCAGCGTTACCGGCGAAGCTGGCCGGCCTGTAGGGGATGCAGTGGGCAATATTGGCACGGGCCTGGAGGGAGGATTGAATAGTGTTTCTAAGGGGGTGGAGGATGCTGGACAGTGGAagaagcagtaa
- a CDS encoding uncharacterized protein (EggNog:ENOG41), translating to MPIYSQLYSNFIRQGSTFAKSVTAHGYAQSVVAATHPHVLNSQNRPVFRRQSNRPSRVSNFPLYSAFHSERLSSGLPADHHHVSNHGGLDAYFEALQKKEVIGAEEDKEWTQFDFQKRIEWKPNASSVLAGENAAEAGVEAGAGEQSASAEVAHDGAEPQHLMSAEEEAALAHIDAALEQEIQARKLQAAVEKAVAEGVTSVSAPQSRVRTPTPVEAIQETGTSAQGQSQSYADHLLKLSEAARYAEIPAVFEAMLATGVQPIASAYNALLLAAIHIPSQRTEVVSKALDVYADMMRRRVSPDSETFNILVSLLSTRSLEVSEMKAVLEEKRLRFGGMDEPGKFMFASHELEHAILCEDERLDLAVKLFDMSFDAGKASYSAETYRQLISACAQVGRVSDMLRFYEHMELSEIVPSADVFPTMITAYAKSGNLISAVECYNEYRNLAISHDAGSSALNDRLDAQVYASVLNAYVISDKIEGAMKFFKKIVSEYGTSVADMKDALVDLGFIKGFITRGVFQEALQWAQSLDVSVRDQAMIHIATVAADGNDATTAIEAYANIHVADLQDLATPSIALLAMSVRLGDVASASKYWYALSNPEVRATAAFIEPTAMYAVSLIGSGQVAEGLAQSEMMFQRIRAAESEARPQLAEEIDESVDFIARYMESRGIVDPRELASQMSTIPSQVHSISPFQSTPTVSSYEDNYDPYASNTDFKGSSLIADDLEGNHGRKGPRLHEALNRFKNIRRAGRHPRYITYAKLISAAARENKMDLCQEILAMARTDVPPVAHNAVVRYGWSSILDAMVGACLTLGNRGRAEQFHQELLEMGATPSANTFGLYITTLKDSTKTFDEASEAVRIFLRAKAEGVEPSSFLYNALIGKLGKARRIDDCLFYFAEMRALGIKPTSVTYGTIVNALCRVSDEKFAEELFDEMEAMPNYKARPAPYNSMMQFFLTTKRDKSKVLAYYDRMTTKGIAPTSHTYKLLIDTHATLETVDMEAAEQVLETMRAAGQRPESVHYASLIHARGCVLHDMEGARRVFDSVVADNLVPINASIYQALFEAMVANHQVAETEPILAEMRSRRVELTPYIANTLIHGWAAEKKIEKAQAIYDAVVREKREPSTYEAMTRAFLAVEQREEAKAVVGEMLTRGYPSAVVNKVLELLGGGQDTGAAE from the coding sequence ATGCCCATCTACTCACAACTGTACTCGAATTTTATCCGTCAAGGATCTACATTCGCCAAATCCGTTACCGCCCACGGCTACGCACAATCCGTCGTAGCTGCCACTCACCCTCACGTCCTCAACTCTCAGAACCGCCCCGTCTTCAGACGACAGTCGAACCGGCCCAGTCGTGTCTCGAATTTCCCTCTCTATTCTGCCTTTCACAGCGAAAGACTATCGTCTGGATTACCAGCCGATCATCACCATGTCTCGAACCACGGAGGTCTAGATGCCTACTTTGAGGCTctccagaagaaggaggtcATTGGGGCGGAAGAGGACAAGGAATGGACGCAGTTTGATTTCCAGAAGCGCATTGAGTGGAAGCCCAATGCGTCATCAGTTCTTGCTGGTGAGAATGCCGCCGAGGCCGGCGTAGAGGCCGGGGCTGGTGAGCAGAGTGCTTCAGCTGAGGTCGCTCACGATGGTGCCGAACCGCAGCATCTAATgtcggcggaggaggaggcggctcTTGCTCACATCGATGCGGCGCTCGAACAGGAAATCCAGGCTCGAAAACTTCAAGCAGCTGTCGAAAAAGCAGTTGCCGAAGGAGTCACCTCTGTGTCTGCACCTCAGTCTCGCGTGCGCACGCCTACACCTGTTGAAGCAATACAAGAAACTGGTACTTCTGCCCAGGGCCAATCTCAGTCCTATGCCGACCACCTTCTCAAGTTGTCGGAGGCTGCCCGGTATGCTGAGATCCCGGCTGTGTTCGAGGCCATGCTGGCCACGGGTGTGCAGCCCATTGCCAGTGCTTACAATGCTTTGCTGCTGGCCGCAATCCATATCCCTAGCCAGAGAACTGAGGTTGTCTCCAAGGCTCTGGATGTGTATGCTGATATGATGCGCCGCAGGGTGTCCCCTGACAGCGAAACATTCAACATTCTCGTCAGTCTGCTATCCACTCGCTCTTTGGAGGTTTCAGAAATGAAAGCTGTTCTTGAAGAGAAGCGCTTGCGATTTGGCGGAATGGATGAGCCCGGCAAGTTCATGTTCGCATCTCACGAGCTCGAGCATGCCATCCTTTGCGAGGATGAGCGCCTCGATCTGGCTGTTAAGCTGTTCGACATGTCCTTTGATGCTGGTAAGGCCTCTTACTCAGCCGAGACGTACCGACAGTTGATTTCAGCTTGCGCGCAAGTTGGTCGGGTGTCAGACATGCTGCGATTCTATGAGCATATGGAGCTCAGTGAGATCGTTCCCTCTGCCGATGTCTTCCCCACGATGATCACTGCTTATGCCAAGTCTGGTAACCTCATCAGCGCTGTTGAATGCTACAACGAGTACCGAAACCTAGCCATCTCTCATGATGCTGGGAGCTCAGCGCTCAACGACCGACTTGACGCTCAGGTGTACGCCTCTGTCCTCAATGCCTATGTCATTTCCGACAAGATTGAAGGCGCAATGAAGTTTTTCAAGAAGATTGTCAGCGAATACGGCACCTCTGTCGCAGATATGAAAGATGCCCTGGTCGATCTTGGATTCATTAAGGGGTTCATCACGCGAGGTGTCTTCCAAGAGGCCCTTCAGTGGGCTCAGTCTCTTGATGTTAGCGTTCGAGATCAGGCCATGATCCACATTGCCACCGTCGCTGCGGATGGCAACGATGCTACCACAGCAATCGAGGCATATGCCAACATCCACGTCGCTGATCTCCAGGACCTTGCTACGCCTTCAATTGCCCTTCTTGCCATGAGCGTGCGATTAGGCGACGTTGCTTCGGCCTCCAAGTATTGGTATGCCCTCTCCAACCCTGAGGTGCGTGCCACAGCTGCCTTTATCGAGCCGACTGCCATGTATGCGGTTTCTCTCATTGGCTCCGGCCAGGTCGCAGAGGGCTTGGCACAGTCCGAGATGATGTTCCAGAGAATCCGAGCTGCCGAGTCCGAGGCCCGTCCTCAACTGGCCGAAGAGATTGATGAGAGTGTTGACTTCATTGCCCGCTACATGGAATCTCGTGGCATCGTCGATCCCCGCGAGCTGGCCTCTCAGATGTCGACGATTCCCTCTCAGGTCCACAGCATTTCTCCGTTCCAATCTACGCCAACTGTTTCCAGCTATGAAGATAATTACGATCCCTATGCAAGCAACACCGACTTCAAGGGTTCCTCTTTGATCGCCGATGACTTGGAGGGCAACCATGGTCGCAAGGGTCCTCGTCTCCACGAAGCCCTCAACCGATTCAAGAACATTCGGCGTGCCGGAAGACACCCCCGATACATTACCTATGCTAAGCTGatttctgccgctgctcgcGAGAACAAGATGGATCTTTGCCAGGAAATTCTTGCAATGGCACGTACTGATGTTCCCCCGGTAGCCCACAATGCCGTTGTTCGCTATGGCTGGTCTTCTATTCTGGATGCAATGGTTGGTGCTTGCCTCACCCTCGGTAACCGTGGACGAGCTGAGCAGTTCCACCAAGAGCTGCTTGAGATGGGCGCCACACCTTCTGCTAACACCTTTGGACTGTACATCACCACCTTGAAGGACTCCACCAAGACGTTCGACGAGGCCTCCGAGGCTGTCCGCATTTTCCTTCGCGCCAAGGCCGAGGGCGTCGAGCCGAGCTCTTTCCTGTACAACGCACTCATCGGTAAGCTGGGCAAGGCTCGTCGTATCGATGACTGCCTTTTCTACTTTGCTGAGATGAGGGCGCTTGGTATCAAGCCCACTTCGGTTACCTATGGCACCATTGTGAACGCTTTGTGCCGTGTTAGTGACGAGAAGTTTGCAGAGGAGCTCTTTGACGAGATGGAGGCCATGCCCAACTACAAGGCCAGACCGGCGCCGTACAACAGCATGATGCAATTCTTCCTAACGACGAAGCGTGACAAGTCCAAGGTTCTTGCTTACTACGACCGCATGACGACAAAGGGCATTGCCCCCACCTCTCACACCTATAAGCTACTTATCGACACTCATGCTACTCTGGAGACGGTCGATATGGAGGCTGCGGAACAGGTTCTGGAAACGATGCGCGCGGCTGGCCAGCGGCCCGAGTCGGTGCACTACGCTTCACTCATCCACGCCAGAGGTTGCGTCCTGCATGACATGGAAGGTGCGCGAAGAGTGTTTGACTCGGTCGTGGCGGATAACCTGGTCCCCATCAATGCCAGCATCTACCAAGCCTTGTTCGAGGCCATGGTTGCAAACCACCAGGTTGCCGAGACAGAGCCAATCCTAGCCGAGATGCGAAGCAGGCGGGTGGAGCTCACCCCCTACATTGCCAACACCTTGATTCACGGCTGGgctgcagagaagaagattgagaaGGCCCAGGCGATTTACGACGCCGTGGTTCGTGAGAAGCGCGAGCCCAGCACGTATGAAGCCATGACCCGAGCTTTCCTTGCTGTTGAGCAGAGAGAGGAAGCAAAGGCAGTTGTGGGAGAGATGCTCACTCGCGGATACCCCAGTGCAGTTGTCAACAAGGTTCTAGAGCTGCTCGGCGGAGGCCAAGACACTGGCGCCGCAGAGTAA
- a CDS encoding uncharacterized protein (EggNog:ENOG41) has product MAHMLRGASSVNLETESVGGCSNTTSAASEMRLKSNVRTLYERMQAALRHGRRKQKRGLEISGPFDLKKEPVLLPGISQEELCILREKAAASQIGVAEDSMFPDPSSSLPRPIRSRSPYRSPSPYSIVSVQQQSN; this is encoded by the exons ATGGCTCATATGTTGAGAGGAGCTTCTTCAGTCAACTTGGAGACTGAGAGCGTTGGTGGCTGTTCCAATACAACCAGCGCTGCTTCCGAAATGCGTCTTAAGAGCAACGTCAGGACTCTATATGAGCGTATGCAAGCAGCTCTGCGTCATGGCAGACGGAAGCAGAAACGTGGGCTGGAAatt TCTGGGCCATTTGATCTTAAAAAGGAGCCCGTTTTGCTCCCCGGCATTTCTCAAGAAGA ACTCTGTATTCTTCGAGAAAAAGCTGCCGCTAGTCAGATCGGTGTTGCAGAAGACTCCATGTTTCCGGACCCGTCGTCAAGCCTACCTCGGCCAATACGTTCCCGATCTCCTTATCGGAGCCCTTCGCCGTATTCGATTGTCTCTGTTCAGCAGCAGTCGAACTGA
- the DBP7 gene encoding ATP-dependent RNA helicase dbp7: MADDGMLMNFELGGGPLKPQVKFKGGSWRDRKRAEKSAKLGSRPAGAARGPDDEQRSAKRQKIDGFGSGRRTESELPHRSDLVRKKTADHGAPGQKKHAGPLGNRQVVSRLFSFNPEQKTTFDEEEEWKEPEPTNAPLLTVANFGSLTISSRLVEALAKMNLERPTAIQQKVIPHMLSSSSDAFVQAETGSGKTFSYLLPILHRVLLLSGSGEKIHRDSGVFAIIVSPTRELAKQTHTVLEQLIRPFPWLVSTAITGGESKKAEKARLRKGINFLVATPGRLADHIDNTKALNLGTVRWLILDEGDRLMDLGFEEDLKKAIEALKQVKVSNTLASGVSLEPLPDRRVTVLCSATMKLNVQKLGEMSLADATFLAVEKGAETVDEKKEEQAVHKAPAQLHQSHIIVPAKLRLVTLMAYLKSVFSRRGHTMKAIIFMSCAHTVDFHYELLKIPENAEAPQPASKEAPSKETPSKETPSKNAQSRDSENVSKTVAKAAYITSAASPEVVLHRMHGSLSQPVRTATLKSFSACKSPSLLITTDVSSRGLDIPSVDLVIEYDPAFSFDDHIHRIGRTARAGRSGDATIFLLPGAEEGYIELLKASGSPSSLSYESVLQKGLMTKLEFPVETTAKPQDGQTYHDKAETLQLHLEQRLLLDSKRLELARNGFKSHIRAYATHTKEERVHFDITQLHLGHVAKAFGLRDPPGGIGAGIERKAQKGKKEHWRTVKGGKKDDDSDDDDAAKLDQKPARDALMRKSRMLMSGASEFNIG; the protein is encoded by the coding sequence ATGGCTGACGATGGAATGCTGATGAATTTTGAGCTGGGCGGCGGGCCGCTCAAGCCTCAGGTCAAATTTAAGGGTGGATCATGGAGGGACAGGAAGCGAGCAGAGAAGAGCGCAAAGCTTGGCTCGCGCCCAGCAGGTGCAGCACGAGGCCCCGACGACGAGCAGCGATCAGCAAAACGGCAGAAAATCGATGGGTTTGGATCAGGACGACGAACAGAAAGCGAATTGCCCCATCGCTCGGATCTTGtgcggaagaagacggcAGATCATGGCGCCCCGGGCCAGAAGAAACATGCAGGCCCTCTAGGGAATCGGCAGGTCGTTTCCCGCCTATTTTCGTTTAATCCAGAGCAGAAGACAACTttcgatgaggaggaggaatggAAGGAACCCGAACCAACAAATGCGCCGCTTCTGACTGTTGCGAATTTCGGATCGTTGACCATCTCTTCTCGGCTTGTAGAGGCGCTTGCCAAGATGAATCTTGAGCGTCCAACGGCGATTCAGCAAAAAGTAATTCCGCACATGCTATCGAGTAGCTCAGATGCCTTTGTTCAGGCCGAGACGGGTTCAGGAAAGACATTTTCATATCTGCTTCCCATACTGCATCGGGTTCTCCTGCTCAGTGGGAGCGGCGAGAAGATTCACAGAGACTCGGGTGTTTTCGCCATCATCGTCTCGCCGACCCGTGAACTTGCAAAACAAACACATACTGTGCTGGAACAGCTCATCAGGCCATTCCCATGGCTCGTCTCTACTGCAATTACCGGAGGAGAGTCCAAAAAGGCAGAAAAGGCCCGACTTCGAAAGGGTATCAACTTCTTAGTTGCAACCCCGGGAAGATTGGCGGATCATATCGATAACACAAAAGCTCTCAACCTGGGCACCGTGAGGTGGCTAATCCTTGACGAGGGTGATAGACTAATGGATTTGGGATTCGAAGAAGATCTGAAGAAAGCTATAGAAGCACTTAAGCAAGTGAAGGTGTCGAATACTCTCGCCTCTGGGGTGTCTCTCGAACCGCTTCCGGACCGAAGGGTCACCGTTCTATGCTCTGCGACAATGAAGCTGAATGTACAAAAGCTCGGCGAGATGAGTCTTGCTGATGCTACTTTCTTGGCCGTGGAAAAGGGCGCTGAGACggtggatgagaagaaggaagagcagGCTGTTCACAAGGCCCCGGCGCAACTCCACCAATCACACATTATTGTGCCCGCCAAGCTGAGACTGGTGACGCTCATGGCCTATCTCAAGTCTGTGTTTTCTCGCCGTGGCCACACAATGAAAGCAATCATTTTCATGTCTTGCGCCCACACTGTCGACTTTCACTACGAACTCTTAAAGATTCCCGAAAACGCCGAAGCACCCCAACCAGCATCAAAGGAAGCGCCATCAAAAGAGACTCCCTCAAAAGAAACTCCATCAAAAAACGCACAGTCAAGAGACTCTGAGAATGTATCCAAGACTGTTGCCAAGGCAGCCTATATCACGTCTGCTGCAAGCCCTGAAGTTGTATTACACAGGATGCACGGATCTCTATCACAACCAGTTCGAACAGCAACCTTGAAATCCTTCTCAGCTTGTAAATCGCCCTCCCTCCTCATCACCACTGATGTCTCGTCGCGCGGTCTTGATATCCCTTCCGTTGATTTGGTCATCGAGTATGATCCTGCTTTCAGTTTTGATGACCACATCCACCGAATTGGACGAACAGCACGAGCCGGACGCTCTGGTGACGCAACTATATTCCTGCTTCCTGGTGCGGAAGAAGGCTACATCGAGCTGCTTAAAGCCTCTGGATCACCTTCATCATTATCTTATGAGTCTGTGCTCCAGAAGGGCCTAATGACCAAGCTAGAATTCCCGGTTGAAACGACTGCTAAGCCTCAAGATGGACAAACTTATCATGATAAGGCCGAAACTTTACAACTCCACTTGGAGCAGCGCCTCCTCCTGGACAGTAAACGACTCGAATTAGCAAGAAATGGTTTCAAGTCTCATATCAGAGCCTATGCGACACACACCAAGGAGGAGCGCGTTCATTTCGATATCACTCAGCTGCACTTGGGACATGTTGCAAAGGCTTTTGGATTACGAGACCCGCCGGGAGGCATTGGCGCTGGTATAGAGAGAAAGGCGCAGAAGGGCAAGAAAGAACATTGGAGAACAGTCAAGGGAGGCAAGAAGGACGAtgacagcgatgatgatgacgctgCTAAGCTTGATCAGAAGCCCGCGAGAGACGCGCTCATGCGTAAGAGTAGGATGCTCATGTCTGGAGCAAGCGAGTTTAATATTGGATAG
- a CDS encoding uncharacterized protein (BUSCO:EOG092D24UI) translates to MATIYIDEDIGKDDVSQTGTEESPYKSLQFAYLQRPAEAQYLTRKSQNTEDEAAKEWKPVAKAALKKAVNYFDVQKKKAAKEQELVIRRKKEEEERAKALEAARAIVITEDPSLPAAVRIGLDEVGDHIKLRKLDDSESKGTRVRVFGRVHRERKQKDVMFVTLRDGYGFMQVVISGQLAKTYDAVTLTRETSMEILGEMREVPAGARAPLNRELHADFFKIPKHWKAPGGDDAITNRVQADAEQAMLLDQRHLTLRGEVASGVMIVRDAVEWAFNQAYKELRFRKVSPPALVQTQVEGGATLFKFDYYGEDAFLTQSSQLYLETCLPSMGHVYCIEKSFRAEKSLTRRHLSEFTHVEAELDFITFDDLLSHIEHIMCRVLELVMADPVVAEKIKTMNPEFQLPERPFMRMKYSEAIDWLVKHDIPNEEGKPHAFGDDIAEAAERRMTDIINRPIFLTHFPAEIKSFYMSKAPEDARVTESVDCLMPGVGEIVGGSMRMDDYEELMAAYKREGIDPEAYYWYTDQRKYGSSPHGGYGLGLERFLAWLCKQHTVRDCCLYPRYMHRCKP, encoded by the exons ATGGCGACCATTTACATCGACGAAGATATCGGCAAGGACGACGTTTCCCAGACCGGAACTGAGGAATCGCCCTACAAGTCCCTGCAATTCGCCTACCTGCAACGCCCTGCAGAGGCCCAATATCTGACTCGCAAGTCCCAGAACACCGAAGATGAGGCAGCAAAAGAGTGGAAGCCTGTCGCAAAGGCGGCCTTGAAGAAGGCTGTCAACTACTTTGAcgtgcagaagaagaaggcggccaaGGAACAGGAGCTGGTGATCAGgcgaaagaaggaggaggaggagcgagCCAAGGCTTTGGAAGCGGCCAGGGCCATCGTTATCACAGAGGACCCTAGCCTTCCTGCTGCTGTTCGAATTGGGCTAGACGAGGTTGGCGACCACATCAAACTGCGTAAGCTGGACGACTCTGAGAGCAAGGGAACCCGTGTGCGCGTCTTTGGTCGCGTGCATCGCGAGCGCAAGCAGAAGGATGTCATGTTTGTCACTCTGAGAGACGGCTATGGCTTCATGCAGGTGGTTATTTCAGGTCAACTGGCAAAGACTTACGACGCCGTTACCCTCACTCGTGAGACTTCCATGGAGATTCTGGGAGAGATGCGGGAGGTCCCCGCCGGTGCTCGCGCTCCTCTCAACCGCGAACTGCACGCCGACTTCTTCAAGATTCCTAAGCACTGGAAGGCCcctggtggtgatgatgccatTACCAACAGAGTTCAAGCAGATGCCGAACAGGCCATGCTTCTCGACCAGCGACACCTTACACTTCGAGGCGAGGTCGCTTCCGGCGTCATGATTGTACGCGATGCTGTCGAGTGGGCCTTCAACCAGGCCTACAAGGAGCTCAGATTCCGCAAAGTCAGCCCCCCAGCCCTCGTCCAAACTCAGGTCGAAGGCGGTGCGACGCTTTTCAAGTTTGATTACTATGGCGAAGATGCCTTCCTCACACAGTCTTCTCAGCTCTACCTGGAGACCTGCTTGCCCTCAATGGGCCATGTCTACTGTATCGAGAAGTCTTTCCGAGCCGAAAAGTCTCTGACTCGACGACACTTGTCAGAATTCACACACGTCGAGGCCGAGCTTGACTTCATTACGTTTGACGACCTGCTATCACACATTGAGCACATCATGTGCCGTGTGCTCGAACTGGTTATGGCGGATCCCGTCGTTGCTGAAAAGATTAAGACCATGAACCCCGAGTTCCAGCTGCCTGAGAGGCCATTTATGCGAATGAAGTATTCCGAGGCCATCGATTGGCTTGTCAAGCACGATATCCCCAACGAGGAGGGCAAGCCCCATGCCTTTGGCGACGACATCGCCGAGGCTGCGGAGCGCCGTATGACCGACATCATCAACAGGCCCATCTTCCTCACCCACTTCCCTGCTGAGATCAAGTCTTTCTACATGTCAAAAGCTCCTGAAGATGCCCGCGTTACCGAGAGTGTTGACTGTTTGATGCCCGGTGTTGGTGAGATTGTTGGTGGTTCCATGAGAATGGACGACTACGAGGAGTTGATGGCCGCCTACAAGCGCGAGGGCATTGACCCCGAGGCCTATTACTGGTACACTGACCAGAGAAA GTATGGCAGCTCTCCTCACGGAGGCTACGGTCTGGGACTGGAGCGTTTCCTTGCTTGGCTTTGCAAGCAGCATACTGTTAGAGATTGCTGCTTGTATCCTCGTTACATGCACCGCTGCAAGCCTTAG